In the genome of Sphingomonas sp. LR60, the window GCGTCGGCATCGCGACGGCTGAAGCGCGCGAACTGCTCCTGCGTGCGCTGCATTCCGCCGCCAAGCGTGAGGTAGGTGTCGGGAAAGGGGAAGAAGTTGCTGATCGTCCGCTCGATGATGCGGTAGCCGCGATCGTGCAGCTTCATGTCCGCGATCACCTTCGGTCGCAGCAGGCTGACCGTGTAGCTGGCGGTGGAGTTGCGGAAGCCGGGGTGGAATTCCTCGGTCACCGCCGCGCCGCCGACGACGTGACGGCGTTCGAGCACGCGGACCTTCAGCCCGGCACGCGCGAGATAGAAGGCGCAGACCAGCCCGTTGTGTCCGCCGCCGATGATGAGTGCGTCGTACTTTTCCGTCATCTTGCCCCCGTCGCCCCTGCGCAGGCAGGGGCCTATGTCTGTTCGTTCCGCCACGTCTTTTCGACGAGGAATGCCGTGCCTGTGTCTAACCTTGCCCAGTCACTCGACAGTCATGGGCCCCTGCCTGCGCAGGGGCGACGGGGAGTTATGTGACCAGCCCGGCGGCGGTGCGCGGTGGAGGCGGGCCTCCGGTATCCGCGCGCGGATCTTGGCGGCGAAGCTGCGCAGACACACCTCGCTCGCGCCGATCGGGCCGGCGGTGTAGCTGGACGAGGCCATGCCCTGTTGCACGAGCTCGATCAGCCAGGTGTCCTCGGCGTTGACGGTGCGGTTGATCCGCCAATTGGCGTAACGGGCGAGCTTCATCTCGCGACGCGCGTCGGGCAGCGCGAAGGTCATCTCGCGCAGCATGCACGTCGTCGGCGTCAGCGGCAGCCATTGCATGAAGTCGACCTGATCGGCGTAGATATCGAACGCCATGTTCGGCCAGAGCTTGTAATAGAGCCACAGGCGCTGGTTGGTTTCGGGCAGGTGATCGACGCGCGGCAGGTGCGTCTGATAGAAACGCTCCCACACGTTGTCGGAAGGTCGATCGACGAGCTGCCCCGACATCTTGTCGACCCAGCCCGCCGCCTCGATCGCGTAGCTCTTGCCGAACAGCCGGCTGAGCCCGTCATGGGCGACGGGGATGTGGAGGTTGTCGGAATAATTATCGCCGACATTCTTCCAGTTCACGGCCCGCGTGCGATGGCGCACGTCGCCGATCCGGCGCAGGTCGGCGAAGCGATAGGGCGCGATCTCGTGATCGTAGGGCGCCATCATTTCCGCGACGCGCGGTCCGCCGTCATCCTCGAGCCGCACGAACACGAACCCGCGCCAGCGGTCGATGTCGACCGGAACGAGCCCGCTATCCGCCATGTCGAGCGCGGGATAGTCGCGACGCATCGGCACGCCGCTCAATCGCCCGTCCAGCTCATAGGCCCAGGCATGATACGGGCACACCAATTTGCGCGCGCACCCGGCGTCACCCTCGACCAACCGCATCGCGCGGTGACGACAGACGTTGTGGAAGGCCCGGATTTCGCCGTTGCCGCCGCGCACGACCACAACATTTTCGTTCAGATACGACAGCGTTCGCCATGCGCCGGGCTGGTCGAGATCGCTCTCGTGGCACACGATCTGCCACGAGGGGCGGATGACGCGCGCGCATTCGAGCGCGAAAAACTCCGGATCGGTGTACAGCCAACCGGGCAGGCTCCAGTCGGCATCGGGATCACGATCATGCAGCTCGGCCGGACGGAGCATAGGAGGTTCTCGCGTGCTTGTTGCACGAACGTATAACAAGGTGCAGCGTTGAGCAAGCGCGCAAGTCCCGACGATCGTCGCCGCGACCTGATCGAGGCGACGGTGCGCGTGCTCGCGGAACGCGGCGCGGCGGGCGCGTCGGTGCGGACGATCGCCGCGGCGGCGAACGTGTCGCCGGGATTGGTGACGCATCATTTCGGCGGAGTCGATCGACTGGTGGCCGCCTCTTACGATCATGTCGCGGCGCAGGTCGCGACGGCGCTGGAGGCGGCGGTCGAGGCAGAGGAAGCGCGCCACGCGCGCGATTGGCGGCCTATGTCGCGGCCAACTTCGCTGCGCCGATCGCCGATCCGGCGCTGCTCGCGACGTGGCTGGCGCTATGGAGCCTGGCGCGGGGTGACGTGGCGATGCTGGCGCGGCATGAACATCATTATGCGGATTTTCGGGCGCGGTTGGAGGACTTGCTTGCCGAGTGTGGCGTGGCGCCCGCGCGGGTGCGGCTGGCGGCGATCGGGGTTACCGCATTGGTCGATGGCTTGTGGCTGGAGTTGTGCCTGTCGCCCGACAGCTTCTCCGCCGAAGAGGCGCGGCAGATCGCGGCGGCATATCTGGCGGGGTTGTGAAGTGAGATCATCAAGGACGTTGGTCAAACATCCTGATCGTCATTACGAGCGTAGCGACGTAAGCTAGGGCGTCCTGATCCGGCTCTGGATTGCTTCGCTACGCTCGCAATGACGAACCCGTCACTTCGACAGATCGGTGAACAGTGAGTCGTAATAAGCGATGCCGAGCGCGATATTGTCGATCGGGGTACGCTCGTTGAGGCCGTGGCTGAAATCGTCCGATTCCTTGATGAAGGTCGGGCTCGCGCCATAGCTGGGGACGTGGTGATAGCGGAACCACATGCTGTCGCTCGCGCCCGCCGACATGCTGGGAAATACCGGCACGCCCGGCCGGGTCTTGGCGATCGCCTTGGTCACTGCGGCAACGAAATCGGGGCGCATCGGCGAGGCGTCGTTGGGGACCGAGCCCTCGCTGACGTCGCGGATCGTGAGCTTCGGCTCGGCGGCGACCTGCTTGAGCGTCACCATCACGTCGGCCGGTTTCACGCCGGGGAAGATGCGGCAATTGATGTTCGCGGTCGCGCGCTGCGGCAGCGCGTTCAGCGCATGGCCGCCATTGATCATCGTCGCGACGCAGGTGGTGCCGATCTGGCCGACATAGGCGGGGTCGGCGGCGAGCGTGGCGATCGCTTTCTCGTCCTTCGGATTGGCAGCAAAGGCGCGCATCGCTGCGGCGAGCGCGCCGCTTTTCTGCTTCGCCGCTTCCTGGAAGAACTTCTTGGTAAGGTCGGACAGTTGTGGCGTGAAGCGGTAGTTGCCGATCCGCACCAGCGCCGCCGACAGT includes:
- a CDS encoding aromatic ring-hydroxylating oxygenase subunit alpha; the protein is MLRPAELHDRDPDADWSLPGWLYTDPEFFALECARVIRPSWQIVCHESDLDQPGAWRTLSYLNENVVVVRGGNGEIRAFHNVCRHRAMRLVEGDAGCARKLVCPYHAWAYELDGRLSGVPMRRDYPALDMADSGLVPVDIDRWRGFVFVRLEDDGGPRVAEMMAPYDHEIAPYRFADLRRIGDVRHRTRAVNWKNVGDNYSDNLHIPVAHDGLSRLFGKSYAIEAAGWVDKMSGQLVDRPSDNVWERFYQTHLPRVDHLPETNQRLWLYYKLWPNMAFDIYADQVDFMQWLPLTPTTCMLREMTFALPDARREMKLARYANWRINRTVNAEDTWLIELVQQGMASSSYTAGPIGASEVCLRSFAAKIRARIPEARLHRAPPPGWSHNSPSPLRRQGPMTVE
- a CDS encoding TetR family transcriptional regulator C-terminal domain-containing protein, yielding MAAYVAANFAAPIADPALLATWLALWSLARGDVAMLARHEHHYADFRARLEDLLAECGVAPARVRLAAIGVTALVDGLWLELCLSPDSFSAEEARQIAAAYLAGL